The genomic interval tttctttcctatATTCTTCAACTTCTTTTTGTCGTTCATGTCTTCTTCGTATTTCTTCTTGTTCTGCCATTCTTTCTTCTGCCAATATGTATGCAtaattttccttatttctGCGTTCACGTTCTCTAGCCATATGTGAACGTGATACTGCTATATGTTCTTGTATAACTTTcccattttctttcatatgtTGCCAATGACGctcaatttctttctaaaacaattaaaatgttatatttcttatgattAAACagtttaatcttaaatattacagaagtttttttgaattgaaaaataatggaaatatttaagatcTTTACTATCTAATTCacaataattatcaatcaaagataaattatatatattgataatatattgtttatttatatgtgtaaattgtactacatataattatttttctttgagaataaatacataaatatatattacctgaacttcttcttttctttgatattcactttctaaaagaattttttttactgaaaatGTAATGCCATTATTTTGTGAatgaatagatttttttggaattgttatattacaagaattttgttcattttctatattttctgattttttattttcattttcgtttgTTATTGAATTAGGACCAATTGTAATTCTATCCACTTCGCCTGATATGCGAGAAGCTTTTTTCAAAACAGATACTTTAAGAGAAGCAAAATTAGAATTGATATCGTCCATGTTTTGTACCTaccaaaaaatcaaaatgtaatattatagaattataagagaaataaaaaataattatattcacaataattatacttacaaTTTCATCTTTGGTGCTTACGAAATGAGGCATTTTGTATTTACgttgaaagtaaaatatgatgcattaaatttcaagacattcgatatttacaaaaatttacaagtattattataacctataaatttatataatgcttgcttaaatttatttgacacACATAcaaacatacatacatacatatgtacatatatatatatatatatatatatatatatatatatatatatatacacacacactttataaatcatatagtgatattacaaaaaatatttatgtaaacattaatttgaaatagtaACATTTTACTTGtcacttaaattatatataaaaatacagcaatatatatgtatatatatatataccatctGTTCTTCaaacatatcaaatattatttatcaagaaCGACGATTCAATAACTCGCAAATCACGAGCAGAGTTACTGAAAAATTCTCTATGCCAATTGTTGACCTATGCGTACTGACGTACTGGCCTATTGACGTCACGAAAATACTGACGTACTATGTAGTACTACGAAATGGCAAGTAGATGGTATCACATTTTCGTGTCAAGCAATCCAGTCTCAATTATTCTCACTCTATCGTATTACGTAAGTATTTCTATGATGTCACATATAGGTTGGCATTGGGAATTTTCTGGCAAACTTGGTTACAAGCCATGAATTGCCATGAAATTGAATTGTGATTTTGTGAGAAAttgaatacatacatataggataacaagtaaaatatacacatacatatatacgtaaaatGATGACTGAttggttaataaaaaaattaataaagaaattaattgatttttgatgaaattttatgcgACCCTTTCTAATGCGTTTCGCATTAATATAATGCCATTACATTTCTATTCTTCAAAAGATATTcttattggataaaaattcaacatgGCGTCACATAAAAATccttaaaaatgaagaattatgtacgaataaaatgcatatataaaattaaataaaaaaaatgtaaatattatatttgttatatgttatataatgttattattatatttttaatttatctttttattactattttataaagattatattttaaaataaaataattctattctattctatatatattttatattaatttagcattttaaaatttataaaaattattattattcaaaaataaaattattaatcttattatttcacaattagTTAGAATTAGTTTacattttcgtaaaaatataaaatatttcgtaaaaatataattgtatttttattttaaaaaagcttaaatgatatgaataaaataattcatatgtaAGATACAAgatagaaattatagaaaaaattatataaagaatatacaaattattattcatagaaattatataataataatattattaaagattttaacttattattttttaattgctcaaaagtatatttcatttacaataatacatatctaaaattaaacttttaaatcctttttgaatgtataaaataataatttacttcacatataaaaattgatttggcacaatttgattttaattttattattataatttatataatttatcaagcaatttaatgcaattatctataaattataaatatattattctaaaatgaaTTACCTAAAACtagaatctaaaatattttctttgcttgcaagaatttaaaaaataaaaggaaaaaagttacaaaggataaatattgcaacaaatattttatttttgaaatcatattttttaaaattttaaaattattcaaatttttttaaataatatggtatatttttaatataatattaattggtagtcaattaaaaaaaaaattcatgaataacATGTTGATTTTTTGTgaagcaaaaattaattataacattatttataagtgtattaataaaattacttatattactattaaatttttcaaatataaattgatttatatctttcatttccaacaaaaattcttaaatttcaaatagtacaattcatttcattagaatcatatttttttacaaattaaaaataagattgatGTCGCTatcaataaatgaatgatttaaatcaatagaaacaattgtatttgtaacgtttataaataaaacgattgtcgctacaatatttatcattgcTATTAACTTCATTGATAACATTTAtccttgaatttattttttttaaatttgcaatataattatattaatcaaaatataccatttcattcaaaaaaattgtgacttaaaatctcgaaatatatgattttaaaaataaaatctgtgttataatatttatctttgaagcaaatatttttttctttatacattttttgtacatttttacTACAAACAACTAAGGTATTTTAGTTTCTAGTCTTTGGCGACTCAGCTTATATGTacgaaaatcaatatatatgatatcctACATGTTCGCTACacttaaatatcgaatattttattctacgcAAATTACTaagataacatttaaaatatacaattaaaaattttgcagtatttaattaaattcaaaaactataacgtcatattttttaagctaaaaacattttacttttgttttttatgtaccatttatataacaatgatACATATCAACATCTTAGGAAAAATCTAATACAGTGATTCTAatcaaatctaatatataatgtacagaaatttaaatattcttagttcatttaaatagtttgaaataatttcaaatgctttacgatgaaaatatgaaagttaatattaaaacacatTCAGTCTCTTAAATTCCATTCatcataattacattatttcaatatatttagtcatcacatatttctaaatttactgcaattactaaaattgattattaactatttttatatgctATTAATACGCTCGTAAAAGAGAAGATATGGTGTGGCACATAAAACCTCAATTAAGGATATACTCTCAACTACATTATCTGAAGTATATAGCCattgattcattttatttcctcgTCGATAGCAAACAAAATGTCCAGAATCAACAGGTCCACGATGTTCTACGATTGCacgtaattgatatttatgtttatcttGTATAGTTGTTCGACTAAGTAACATTGTTGCTTCAGGATCACcctaattaattcatatttcatattaaatttctaataaataaaattacaatatatattaacatacatATCATACCTGTGCATTTCGTTTTTTAGTTTCTGTAAAAGTATAAGGATCTAAAGTTAATATTTCGGGAAATTTTACTGGATCATCTCTTTTAATTGGTATTCCTGAAGAACTCCATGTGGTTCTTGATATATGTAAACATAAACATTTAGGAAGTTTTCCTAGAGTTAGAGTTTTAGTAGCTAAACAACGCATTCCACATCCATCGCATAATACATCTTGAACAATCTCACTAGTTACAAAACGTGTTAATAATTCTTCCACCGtatgatatgattttatatatgtacccAAAGGTGGTAAGGgtaaagaaattgtttctaGTTTGTCATAATGAACTGCagactataaaaaataatcttatttgtcttttataattacaattatggaataaaataatataatataaaaaataaagatataattaaaataaaaaattaaccttCCATTTACAGCAGCTGCATTGTAATTGACTAGTTAATGAACCTGAAAATGGATGGACTTCTACTGATATTGTAGTATTAGAAAATGACATAGCGCATAAAGAACTCCATGGTTTAAAAGATTCCTTATTCCCTTCAAGTTTAACATTTCTTGAAAGCAATTCTGAAGACCTAGCAAGGATTATACCTGGCTTGTTATATGCCATAGGAATACTTGATATAGATGTCGTTGAAGATATTACATGattgttgcaatttttatcaaaaccaTTTGGAATGTtaggatttttattaactgATACAATATCATTACAAGATACACTTCTAAATGTTAAAGGATCACccaatttttttgtatctgtTATCATTATTGGACTTTGTGGTAAAGCATCAGACAAACAACctttctgaaattattataaatatattttaatttaattataataattataatataataattatattttaatttatcatttattttattaaaaataaatttatttaaaaatattcaatataaatgtaataatgtataaaatatagcaATGTgtgtataataatgattttaatataataatttattatattttaaattcactaACTTTTAATTTGCAAACATACCCTACTTCCAGATTGAATTTCTGCTTGTAATGCATTAAGaactatatgaaataattcatgTACATCTTGATGTCCAGGTGCAAATTTCCATTGATTGCCAAGAGATGAAATGATCTCAATTGGTGTCACATCACCATATAAATCTTCTGCATATCCATTGATTTCTAATCCaaaaaatgtatatgatacatattattaatttgcaaatattaattatattaatcttttagaaatatatcatatatacatattatctaagttattaaatttttaaattaaattaaaaaaaatattatattattaaaatttttacattataacttattctttgataaaaatatcataaatttatatttataattatcatatttatattttaatttttttttttgaattcataaaataataaaaataataaaaaattcataaaataagaaatatattattatataaatatattattgaaaataattgcataCTTTCAAAAACGGACAATAaagttgaaatgaaattaacttttccatttttatcatattgtttCTTTAACCATCCAATAAATATTGGACATGCAGCTAAAGCTTgtaaaagagaatttaaaaaacaagtaTATCCTAAATTATTGATTCCAATGACTTTTCctgaaaaaaacatataaaatataataaaacatatcttTTAGttgagaattgaaaatatatttttcactataCCTTTTTTTCTAGGTTTAGGAGATGGACcccataaaacaaatattgcaATAGCTATTGCAAATCCTATACTGGCAAACACAGCGACTTTTTCTACATCcatattttcgaaaagttcgttgaaatctgaaattttcttgaaaaactgGGAAAGCTAACCTACGCATTAATTTCatgaacaaatatattcattaataaatacatatatttttttaaataattaatatttcaacgaaaaaataattaaattttaaatattttcatagtttacttaaaattactaaataataaattcagtttatacaaataattcgaCTATACTTTGAACGATATCTGTACAATAATAgcacaaaaaaatatcattcatttattatttttaatcttaattattatttttgaaatatattgataaaatcaatgtgttttttattttacaaatcataaaattgttttacttAGTACTCTGACCAAACACTACTCGTTTGGCATCGTAAACATAGATATATGTAGATTTTTATGAAGGTTATGTGAATGTTAgtactaataaatataattaaatttatagaaattgtatcataatgaagaaagagaaagacacacatatatatgtatatagataaatagatagatagatagagaggaagagagacaaacagagagagagagagagagagagagagagagagagagagagagagagagagagagcacagataagtaaaatattagatcagtaatagaatattattaaataatgagataaaaaataaatatagttatattataattgaaatatatattaaataataaaactattatttttctgttatactaaattcaattaaaaataatattgattaaaaatattaaaatataattcagaatatttttaatttattcttttaatgttAACTATATAAACTTAACTagtgagaatttttaaatacgattGTTTGAAGTCGATTGTCGATATTTCGATTGCTCGATGTTAAGAATTGTGTGTATATAAGTAGTACTTCAGACGAATTTGTTCGCGTTGTATTTCATTGCAAATAAAACGATTCGGAATAacgttaatttttgtttcttttctctattcattcttaaaattcaatattatatgttatcattttgattttagTGTTAGTTGAAagaaagcaaaataaaaacatttgcgttttatgtttgtttgcaaacatatatataaatgaagtataacatacatttatttctttgcaTTTATGTGAGTGTGTGTATTACATGTgcaataagataaattaaagtgaatatcagatttaaaaatgtttccacGTTAAAAATGTTCGTTATTCAAGTgtgtgttatatatatatgtgaaatttttatataagaaaatgaacAGTCAGGCACAAGAACACGGTCACGCTGTTGTTGTGTGGGAATGGGAAAATCGTCATGGACGATGGCGACCTTATAGTCCTGCAGTATCACAACATCTTGAGCGAGCACATTGTAAGAAACTTACTCGG from Apis mellifera strain DH4 linkage group LG8, Amel_HAv3.1, whole genome shotgun sequence carries:
- the LOC409403 gene encoding ubiquitin carboxyl-terminal hydrolase 30 homolog, with amino-acid sequence MDVEKVAVFASIGFAIAIAIFVLWGPSPKPRKKGKVIGINNLGYTCFLNSLLQALAACPIFIGWLKKQYDKNGKVNFISTLLSVFEKINGYAEDLYGDVTPIEIISSLGNQWKFAPGHQDVHELFHIVLNALQAEIQSGSRKGCLSDALPQSPIMITDTKKLGDPLTFRSVSCNDIVSVNKNPNIPNGFDKNCNNHVISSTTSISSIPMAYNKPGIILARSSELLSRNVKLEGNKESFKPWSSLCAMSFSNTTISVEVHPFSGSLTSQLQCSCCKWKSAVHYDKLETISLPLPPLGTYIKSYHTVEELLTRFVTSEIVQDVLCDGCGMRCLATKTLTLGKLPKCLCLHISRTTWSSSGIPIKRDDPVKFPEILTLDPYTFTETKKRNAQGDPEATMLLSRTTIQDKHKYQLRAIVEHRGPVDSGHFVCYRRGNKMNQWLYTSDNVVESISLIEVLCATPYLLFYERINSI